A genomic stretch from Erigeron canadensis isolate Cc75 chromosome 9, C_canadensis_v1, whole genome shotgun sequence includes:
- the LOC122582291 gene encoding bifunctional epoxide hydrolase 2-like produces the protein MDQISHKYVNVNGLKLHVAEIGLDSSPAVIFLHGFPEIWYTWRYQMIAVAKAGFRVIAPDFRGYGLSDEPAEPEKASFNDLIIDTAAILDSLGISKVFVVGNDFGAVVAYPLALLYPEKVVGIITLGIPFMPPGAFTNHFSLPEGFYPRRWQEPGRAEADFGRFDIKTVVRNIYILFSQSELQIASENQEIMDLVKPSSPLPAWFTEEDLEVYAKLYENSGFRTPLQVPYRSIDTIGSEVKDPKVEVPTLLIFGEADYVLKIPGIHEYVTSGEVKKYVPKLETIYVPHGSHFIQEQFPDHVNQLILTFLNGNYNLASI, from the exons ATGGATCAAATATCACACAAATATGTAAATGTCAACGGGCTAAAACTGCATGTAGCTGAAATTGGGTTGGATTCCTCACCGGCTGTGATTTTCCTTCATGGGTTCCCAGAGATATGGTACACTTGGCGGTATCAGATGATTGCAGTCGCAAAGGCAGGTTTCAGAGTTATTGCACCTGATTTCAGAGGATATGGTCTTTCCGATGAGCCAGCTGAACCCGAAAAGGCCTCGTTTAATGATCTTATCATTGATACCGCTGCTATCCTTGATTCACTTGGTATTTCTAAG GTATTTGTCGTTGGAAACGATTTTGGAGCAGTCGTAGCTTACCCATTAGCCCTTCTCTACCCTGAGAAAGTTGTTGGAATCATAACACTCGGAATTCCATTTATGCCTCCTGGTGCCTTCACGAATCATTTTTCCCTTCCAGAGGGCTTCTACCCTCGAAGATGGCAG GAACCTGGGAGAGCTGAAGCTGATTTTGGTCGCTTTGATATCAAAACTGTGGTGAGAAACATATACATATTGTTTTCACAAAGCGAATTACAGATAGCCAGTGAAAACCAGGAGATAATGGATTTGGTGAAACCGTCAAGTCCTCTGCCCGCTTGGTTCACAGAGGAGGATCTTGAAGTTTATGCAAAGTTGTATGAGAACTCTGGGTTTCGAACTCCACTTCAAGTTCCCTATAG GTCAATTGACACGATTGGGTCAGAGGTGAAAGATCCTAAAGTAGAAGTTCCAACATTGTTAATCTTCGGTGAAGCAGATTATGTGCTAAAAATTCCTGGAATACATGAGTATGTAACAAGTGGGGAGGTGAAGAAATATGTACCGAAACTAGAAACAATATATGTGCCTCATGGATCTCATTTCATTCAGGAGCAATTCCCCGACCACGTGAACCAACTTATCCTCACTTTCCTCAATGGCAACTACAATCTTGCGTCAATTTAG